The Procambarus clarkii isolate CNS0578487 chromosome 39, FALCON_Pclarkii_2.0, whole genome shotgun sequence region GCTCAGCAACATGTGGGCTCAGCATCATGTGGACTCTAGAAAACATGttggctccaggcagcatgtggacTCTGGCAGCATGTGGTCtcagcagcatgtgggctctGCAGCATGTGGGCTCTTGCATCATGTTGGCTCAGCAGCAtctgggctccaggcagcatgtgggcacTGGCAGCATATGGGCTCAGCAGTAGGGGGGCTCCAGGTAGCATGTGAGCACTATCAGCATGTGTGCTCAGCAGCACATGGACTAAGCAGCTTTTGGGCTCTGGCAACATGTGGGCTCAGCAGCATGTGGGGCTCAGGCAGAATGTCGGCTCTTGGTAGCATGTGGGCTTCAGGCGgtatgtgggctccaggcagaaTGTGGGCTCAGCAGCATGTGAGCtctggcagcatgtgggctccaggtagcaagtgggctccaggcaacatgtgggctccaggcagcatgtgggctacAGGCACTATATGGCATCAGGacgcatgtgggctccaggcagcttTTGGGCTCCAggtagcatgtgggctccaggcagcttTTGGGCTCCAGGTAGCATGTGGGCTCAAGGCAGTTtttgggctccaggcagcatgtgggctccaggcagcatgtgtgCTCCAGGCAGCAAGTGGCCTCTTGGCAGCATGTGGGCTTCAAGCAACATGTGGGCTTCAGGCAACGTGTAGGCTTCAGGCAGCATGTGAACTTCTGGCTGCATTTGGGCTCCAGGTAGCATGTGGGCTACAGCCACATTGTGGGCTTCAGGCAGCAAGTGGACTgtaggcagcatgtgggctcttggcagcatgtgggctctaggcagcatgtgggctctagGCACcaagtgggctccaggcagcatgtgggcttcaGCCACACTGTGGGCTTCAGGCAGCAAGTGGACTgtaggcagcatgtgggctcttggcagcatgtgggctctaggcagcatgtgggctctagGCACCAAGTGGGCTCTAGGCAGCATGTAGGCTCTAGGCAGCATGTAGGCTCTAAGCAGCATTTGGGCGCTAGGCAGCATGTGAGCTCTAGGCAGCAAGTGGGCTCCATGCAGCATGTGGGCTATAGGCAACAAATGGGCtctaggcagcatgtgggctctcgAAATCATGTGGGCTttaggcagcatgtgggctccaggcagcaagtgggctccaggcagcatgtgggctctagccagcatgtgggctccaggcacaTTGTGgactccaggcagcatgtgggctctcggcagcatgtggactccaggcagcatgtgggctccaggcagcttGTAGGAGgttcaggcagcatgtgggcttcagtcagcatgtgggctccagacAGCATGTTGGGGTCCAAGCAGCATGTGGGTTCCATGCAGCATGTGGGGTCCAGGTAGCATGTGGGCTCTAGGCTGcaagtgggctccaggcagcatgtgggctccaggcagcatatGGGATCTCGGCAGCATGTGGGAGGATCAGGCAGCATGTGGGAGGatcaggcagcatgtgggcttcagtcagcatgtgggctccaggcagcatgttggggtccaggcagcatgtgggttCCAGGCAGCATGCGGGGGCCAggtagcatgtgggctccaggctgcaagtgggctccaggcagcatgtgggctccaggtagcatgtgggctccaggcagcatgtgggctccaggcagcatgtgggctccaggcagcatgtgggctccaggcaacATGTGGGCTTCCGACAGCATTTGGGTTCCAGGTAGCATGTAAGCTCCAGGCAGCAtttgggctccaggcagcatgtgggctccaggcaacATTTGGGGTCCAGTTaacatgtgggctccaggcagcatgtgggcttcaggcagcatgtgggcttcaGGCACATTGTGgactccaggcagcatgtgggctccaggcatcATGTGGTCTCCTGGCAGCAAGTGGGTTCCATTCAGcaagtgggctccaggcagcaagtGGGCTCTAGGCAGCATGTggcctccaggcagcatgtgggctccaggaaCCATGTGGGTTCCAGGCAGCAAGTGGGCACTGGCAgaatgtgggctccaggcagcatgtgggttccggacagcatgtgggctccaggcagcatgttgGCTCCTGGCAGCAAGTGGGCTACAGGCACCTTGTGGgttccaggcagcatgtgggctcctgGCAGCATTTGGGCTCCatgcagcatgtgggctccaggcagcatgtgaccTCCTGGTAATATGTGGGCTCTAGGGAACATCTGgactccaggcagcatgtgggctctagGCAGCAAGTGGGCTCCAGTCAGCATGTGGGCTCTAGGGAGCATGTGGGCTCTAGGCACCTTGTGGACTCCTTTCAGCATGTGAGCTCTTGggagcatgtgggctccaggcaccTTGTGGGCTCAAGGCAGCAAGTGGGCTCAAGCCAGCATGTAAGCTCCAAGCAGCAAGTGGGCTCAAGGCAGGAAGTGGGCTCAAGGCAGCATGTCGCCTCTgacagcatgtgggctccaggcagcaagtGGGCTCCAGAGAGCATGTTGGCTCCGGGCAGCAAGTGGGCTCCAGACTGCAAGTGGGCTCCAGAGAGCATGAGGGCTCCATGCAGCCTTTGGCCTCCAGGACGCATTTGGGCAGTTGCAGCATGTGGGCTCAGCGGCATATGGGCTAAGCAGCATGTGGGCTCAGCAGTTTATGGGCTCAGCAGCACGTGGGGCTAAGTAGCATGTGGGCTCAGCAGCTTGTGGGCTAAGCATCATGTGGGCtctggcagcatgtgggctcaggAGCATGTGGATCTCTGGCAGAATGTGGGCTTCAAGTaacatgtgggctccaggcagcatgtgggctccaagCAGCATGTGGGCTgtaggcagcatgtgggctctggcagcatgtgggctccaggcagcatgtgggctctgtCAGCATGTGGGTTcacggcagcatgtgggctctggcagcatgtgggctccaggcagc contains the following coding sequences:
- the LOC138372652 gene encoding isoniazid-induced protein IniB-like, which codes for MWALGCKWAPGSMWAPGSIWDLGSMWEDQAACGRIRQHVGFSQHVGSRQHVGVQAACGFQAACGGQVACGLQAASGLQAACGLQVACGLQAACGLQAACGLQAACGLQATCGLPTAFGFQVACKLQAAFGLQAACGLQATFGVQLTCGLQAACGLQAACGLQAHCGLQAACGLQASCGLLAASGFHSASGLQAASGL
- the LOC138372650 gene encoding uncharacterized protein: MWAQHHVDSRKHVGSRQHVDSGSMWSQQHVGSAACGLLHHVGSAASGLQAACGHWQHMGSAVGGLQVACEHYQHVCSAAHGLSSFWALATCGLSSMWGSGRMSALGSMWASGGMWAPGRMWAQQHVSSGSMWAPGSKWAPGNMWAPGSMWATGTIWHQDACGLQAAFGLQVACGLQAAFGLQVACGLKAVFGLQAACGLQAACVLQAASGLLAACGLQATCGLQATCRLQAACELLAAFGLQVACGLQPHCGLQAASGL
- the LOC138372651 gene encoding uncharacterized protein; translation: MWALGSMWALGSMWALGTKWAPGSMWASATLWASGSKWTVGSMWALGSMWALGSMWALGTKQHVGSRNHVGFRQHVGSRQQVGSRQHVGSSQHVGSRHIVDSRQHVGSRQHVDSRQHVGSRQLVGGSGSMWASVSMWAPDSMLGSKQHVGSMQHVGSR